The Mycolicibacterium duvalii DNA window AGCGGCTCGCCGAGCAGGACCTGACGGTGGTGACGTCGTCGCTGCTGGCGGCCGAGGCGCTCGCCCACAGCCGCACGGTGACGGTGCTGCTGCTCGGCGGCCGCATGCGCGGCAGGACCCTGGCCACCGTCGACCATTGGGCTCTCGACATGCTCGGCAGTCTGGTCATCGACGTGGCTTACCTCGGCACCAACGGAATCACCCCCGAGCACGGGTGCACCACACCCGATCCCGCGGTCGCGGCGGTGAAGGGCACCGCGGTGCGGGTGGCGCGCCGGCCGATCCTGGTGGCAGCTCAGTCGAAGTTCGGTGAGAGCAGCTTCTGCAGGTTCGCGACGGTGTCGGATTTCGAGGCGATCGTGACCGGAACGGAGCTGGCTGCCGAGCAGGCGCGCCGCTACGAGGCACTCGGCCCGGTCGTCATCCGCGTCTGACACTAGGGACCTCATGCCCTACCGCACGGGGGTCTGTTCCAGTGCAATGGCGGAACACCTGATGTGGATCTCGCCGCAAGGGGCACTGCCATGACTACTCGTTCCGCCGCTCGACTGGCGCTGGCCGCCGTCCTGCTGTGTCCGATCGCACTGATCTCGATCGGCCCTGTCGCAGCCCAGCCGTCGCCGACGCCGTGTGCCGGCGACGGGCGCGCTGTCGACCCATTGACCCTGATGATGGGACCGGACTCGCTCCTCGATCTGCCCCTGCAGGAGCCGGCCCCGGCGTCGAGTTGTGAAGATCGACGCAAGCAGTGCCTCTCGGATGCGGCACAACAGGGCATCTACGGCGAGAGGTACGTGCCGGTCGAAGCCGTCCAGATGTGTAACGAGGCGTACCGGGCGTGTGTCAACGCGCCTGGAGTTTCGGGTCCGTGAGCGGAAGGCGCGCTTGATCCGGTCCGTTGATCCGGCCGCGCGCCGCGTCCAGTGCTGCCTCGACGCCGGTCCAGGTGCGCCGCACGATCTCGGCCACCGGCTCCAGACCGGTGATGCGCGCCGACACCTGCCCGGTGTTGGCGACGCTGGCGTCCAGGTCGCCGCCGAAGTACAGGTCGGTGATGCGGCCCAGCAGCTGTGCCTGCTCTCCCTGGTCGCGAAGCGTCGCCGCCAAACCGGTGTGCAGCACGCGCATCGTCGGATTGCCCGGCACGCTCAACATCACCGTGCCCGCATCGTCGGCGGCGACGATCGCATCCTTGAAGTTCGCGTGCACGGCGGCTTCCACGCTGGCCAGCATGCGCGTGCCCATCTGCACGCCCTCGGCACCCAGCACGACCGCCGCGGCACACGTGCGGGCGTCACACATCCCGCCGGCGCAGATGATCGGCAGGTCCACGTGCTCGGCGACCAGCGGCAGCAACACCATCGTCGACGCGCCGAGCGGCGACTTGAACCCGCCGCCCTC harbors:
- a CDS encoding DeoR/GlpR family DNA-binding transcription regulator, coding for MDSDTRQSRIVEFARTRGRVDVASLAAELDVASETIRRDLKVLAGRRLLKRVHGGAVPLETAAFESGVEYRSQVDLAQKHRIAAAAAGLLHGAETVYLDEGFTPRLIAERLAEQDLTVVTSSLLAAEALAHSRTVTVLLLGGRMRGRTLATVDHWALDMLGSLVIDVAYLGTNGITPEHGCTTPDPAVAAVKGTAVRVARRPILVAAQSKFGESSFCRFATVSDFEAIVTGTELAAEQARRYEALGPVVIRV
- a CDS encoding NAD(P)H-dependent flavin oxidoreductase, whose protein sequence is MPNRVQTLLGVRYPVVQAPMTYIARAELAAAVSEGGGLGMVETLTPQGREDLLRVRELTDRPVAANLMIQGWKRDPSIVDVLASAGVRHVFTSAGDPALFTARLHDAGMTVVHVVGSLKAARKAADAGVDALVVEGVEGGGFKSPLGASTMVLLPLVAEHVDLPIICAGGMCDARTCAAAVVLGAEGVQMGTRMLASVEAAVHANFKDAIVAADDAGTVMLSVPGNPTMRVLHTGLAATLRDQGEQAQLLGRITDLYFGGDLDASVANTGQVSARITGLEPVAEIVRRTWTGVEAALDAARGRINGPDQARLPLTDPKLQAR